tgtgggatgcaggagttttatttcccctttctgCCTGCATTACTTTGCATTATTCAGGAGTGGACTTGATGTGCTGTTATATTAGCCTTTCACTTAGCTTGATTAAATCTCCTTGAAGTCCTTTGCAGACTTCTCAGAATTTGACTAAACAAAATCATTGTCTGCAAACAAGTCTCACTGCTTGCATCCAGGTCTAGGCGCATGATGAATATATAATCCAAAAATTAACATCAGAATatgcaaaaatgtgttttaaatttgCCGAGCGACTCTGAAACAAAGCAGACAGTTTGGTTAGCCAGCAATTAAACCCCCAATTAAACTTCCCAGTTTGCTGTGGTTCTTTCAGCCAGCCATAATTCTAAATGTGGAataaccatgaaaaaaaaagtccaactAATTTGATAAAAGTCAGTCAagttttatgggttttttcaACTAATCAACATACTTCATTTCAAATTTATTTGAATGACAGGAGCAAAAGCTTCCaaactttctccttttccagctggtttggttttgccaTAGACCCTCAATATGTTGCTAGTAAATATAATAAGTGAAAAATTGTCAAACTGAACTACAGCCTTTAATTAAAACCCTCAACAATCTTCAGTTCTCAAGTTGCTTAAGGTCAACTGAACTCTGAAGCAATCCTCATCCTTctggaaaatcacagaatcatagaatggtttgggttaggagggaccttaaagatcatcgaGTTCCAACCCTctgacatgggcaggggcacctttcAGTAGACCAGAtggctcagagccccatccagcctggcctttaacacctccaagagagtccacaacttctctgggcaacctgttccagtgcctcaccatccttatagtgaagaatttcttcctaatacctaatctacgTCTACCCTCttccagtttaaagccattgtAAAATGATCCAGTTTGAAcagccttcctttttttccctttctttccactGTGAGAGCTTATTTTCCAACAGTAATGGGGTATTTTTGTATCTCCCTGATAGGCATTTGCAGAGGGGCTTTCTTCTGTATGGAAAgtgagcagggaaggggaatTAATTTGGCTGCCACGGAGTGAGTGCCCGAGGCAGAGGTGGCAAGGGGGGCAGGTGGCATGTTTGCCCCTTGTAAGGGTTTGGACCTTCGTGTTGCCGTGACTGCCAAGATATCTCGGAGCAGCTGGAAGCAAGACCAGAGGCTTTGTTTATGAGTCACTGTGTTCTGTTGGTTGTGTTAAGTGAAAACAGTTTTAGGTGTGATGATACATGAGATAAGTCAGATTTTTGCTGGGtacttttgattttaattttttgtactttttatcTTGTTCTTTGGATCAACCGTATTCCCCCACCATTCATTTCAGTGTTCACAGGACTGCTCACCTGGGAGTGGACACTCAGCTGAAGCAGCTGAGGATGCCACGGTGAAACTCCCAGTTTTGTCTCCCTCCAATGTGCTCAGCtccatttcaggaaaaaagctgctccatcctcagatgtttcttatttcctttgaaaacttaTCTGAACCTCCAGCACGTGGGCTGTAACAGTGGGCTGTTTAAGTCAGTCAGTAGTTTAAAGGACAGAGTTATTGCAGCTGTTCTAAGAAAGCGGGTGTCAAGTTTCTCATCTGGGAACAAAAGCGCAGGCCGGTCCACCTGTTTGTCACGGGAATGCTCTGCTCATGTAAATGGTATGTAGCAAAGGAAGGCATTGCACAGCTAATTGCTCACAAACAGGGAAAATCAGAAGTAAGGAATGTCTTTTTCAGTGTTAGGTAATAGATGGAATATTTAGTTGATGTTCACAGCAACAAATACACTCCAAGTAAAAATATGATTGGAGGTTTTCATCTCTTAGAAAAAAGACCATACTGCTGCATCAAAATAATTGATAACTGGGCATAAATATGAgtattttgtgttcttttttctttgccttttattctttggttgggttttttttttgagacttGGATTGTATTTCCACCCCTTCCCACATCAGTCACCTCTGTCAGAGGTTTAAATCTTCCAACTTTTTTTTGGATCCCCCCACATGGAAATGAAAGATTTACAGAAACCTGTGAAGTTAAGAAACCATGCATTTTAGGAAAGAAGTTATGAGAACTGACTGCAAGGTGTGATCCTGACACATTATCTTCCTGAGATTGGTGTGACTGGTTTCcatttatttgttgttttttggggttttttcccactggAGCACTGTTCTGACATGACCCTGTCCCGTTGCTGTGTGGCACTCTAtattgcagtttaaaaaaatggtaaaaataattctgaagaaGCAATTATTGCAAATAAAATAGTTCTTAAGATTTGGTTATATTACCTTTGGTAAATTACTGTCAATCAAAACTCTAATTGGTGAactatctttttctttttttgcagtatGCAACATTAATTCTGACAGTTTGGCTTTTAGGTCCTACCTCACATACCAAGCTGGCCTTTGGAAGCAATGATATTTTAGGCACTCTCTTTAGAACTGTACCAGTTCAGGATACATCTCTGCAATGCAgcttttccacatttttcagCAAAGCCCCTGGAAATCATGGACTGATTTATCTACTGAAGGCAGAACTTTAGTTTTTAAGTCAGGACAATGATATACAGAATCTGATTTAAAAACACTATCAAAAttgaaattctgcattttaaaattttgatttacAACTTTCCAGTGAGCacaatgcattttttaaattgtgaaaatactagttttttaaaaaggcatggCAAGGCATTTTGGAAATACTGGTAGACTTCCTAAATTATAAAGTGCAGACATCTGAAGTATGAGATGACTCCACCTGCCTCATTGCTCTTACTAACCAGtccaaaataataattaaaagtaTTTGCTCTTGGCATGAATTTGCATTGCATTAACTTTTCCCACTCCTCCTCAGAACGAACATTAAAGGCAGGGCCTGAAGCCTGTGCTTTCACTGACTAAATTGGGcgaaatattttgtaaaacagAACAATTTCATGAGCAGGCTGCATGTGAAGAGTGACTATATCCTCAAATGCTCCCgttcttctgctttctttcacCCTCTTTTCTCTTACTGCTCTTTTCCTGGTTACCTGCCTTCAGCCAGCCTgtgaggagggagcagcagctccgtTCCTGTCTCAGGAGATGCGCCCTCATCTGCAGAGACAGCATTGAGCCACTGCTCACAGGGCAGCGCCCAGTAATGTTGAAGAATGCAGAGCACCTAAGAGACTTAAcaatgttttggtttgtttccccttttctggCCAGGTTTCATAAACATTTCAGGATAGATGGATGGATTCGCATGATGCAGCTAGACCTCCCGAGCTGTGCACTGCGAGCATCTCAAACCATCAGCCAGGTTCACATGATATTCTTGCTTTTCCGTGGGGCCTGTGAACGCAGAGTTGATGGTTTTGGTGCAACTCTTGCAGCCAGTTCCAGCTTGGAAAGTTCTCTGCAAGCCCCTGCCCTCAAGTCTGAGAGAAAAGCCAACGGAGTGGGATATTGCCCTCTTTGGTACCAGGTCTTCAAAGTGTTGCATTAGAGCTCTCCAGTGTTCTTTTCCATATTACTCAGCTGAATGCAAAAGCCCCCTCTATAAAACTGTGGTGGGGAATAAGACATGAATTAAGAAACTGAACTCAGATTTCTCGTGCGGCATTTTCACATTGCCCATGGCAAGCTGGGTCTGAACCTTATGCACGAGGAGGGCAGGCTGTGAGCACAGAACCACACACCTTACCAAGACCCAATAGTTACAGGGACGGCAGTTTCTGATGGACTTTCCCCTTGTCCTCACTGCATTACATGTGAGTTTCAGCACAATAACAGGACTGGGGTAGGGGTCTGGTTTCAGGAGGGACAGAGTTTCATGCTTCCTTGCAAGCCCAGAAATAGGAGCTGTTCCCACAGAAGCTTCCTCCCTGTGTGAATCACAGTGAGCATCGTTCCATGAAAAGCACCAGTGACAGAGGGGGCAGGCAGTCCATCTTCTTCCAGTGACCAAGGCACACCACTTGTGTCAGGGAAATCCTTGCCATGGTAATAAAAATGTGTGAGCTTTGTCCCACTCACAGGGTTTTCTCCTTTGTAAAAGGGGTTCTTCAGCGTGTTTCAGTTTTCTGGAGTGTTCGCTGCTTTGCAGGCGGATTATACGGGTTCTGCTGGTCTGGGGGTGGCACAAGGGAGCCAGGACCTCTTGTTGCCTCCATCTCTGCAGCTGCCACCTTCACTGCCAAATTCCCTGACAGGGACTCAGTCCCTTTCTCTGCTAGTTAAGCAGCTGATAGTAATGCCAGTTGGCTATAGGACTTCCGCTATAGGGCTGTAGTAGTGTCAGGCTCTGCATATCCAGATTAACCACGGAGTAGGACAGAACAGCATTGTCAGTAAAATAAAAGATGTAGGTCTGATTGAATTactgttgttttggtttgcccctccttttgtttgttttttaaaaattatattgagTCTTGAAAAATGAAGTTAAGACAGAGGAGAAGGTCATGAAATCAGAGAGTCTGTCTCATGGATAACTAAGAACTGACTGTACTTACTCTAAGCTGAAGTTTAAAACAACAGTTCTTGGCAGTTACATAGGTGAACAGCTATTTTATTATTCAAACGTTTTGTTTGGTTCAACCATGTACAGGGTAGAGGCTTTCCGTGATGCAGCATCTGCTATGgaacaagagaaagaaattctgCTTGAAATGATCCACAATATACAGAACAGCCAGGATATGAGGCACATCAGTGAAGGTGAGAAGCTGCTTTGCCGTACCCTCCAACTGACCCAAAGTCAAATCAGCCCATCTCttagggagcagctctgtgtgagcaGCTATCTTTGCTGCTGGTAAAGGTGCAGCATTGGAGTCAGTTGAGGTTGTTGAAGTGTCACCCATTATCCTGAGATGTCCTCTTCTTGACTGTAAATTCATGCTGTTCAGGTGGATGGACTACCATGAGTGTCACTACTGTGTATGTGAAAGCCCATACTCAGTTCACTgatacattttcaaaatcaaGATTAACATAGCTCTGCTGAGGGAGAAACATTGATGATGATTTAATATAGTTGAAAATGATTTTGACTACTGGATAGGCATGAGTGGTACAAAGTGTACAGCCTGTAAGAACCTGATGATTAAGATCATTGTCACAGTTGTGTGATTCATGGCTTTAAATATATTCTCTAAACCTGATTATTAGGTGCTTTAAATTGCTGGTTTACTGGCTCTTCAAGAGCCTACATATGAAGTACGTTGTGTCcatatttttgaaaagcagctgtACTTTCAGAAAATAGGAAACCAGTTTTTCATGGTCTCTTATTATATCTAGTTTTCTCTTTATAGCCTTCTGGCGTATTGTCTAAATCTCTCCCTCAGAATGGCACAGAAGTCCTTAATGAGCCAGTTCTGCTACTGAATGTTTCCTGATAATATTGTATGTTTTGCTTTAAAGTGACACAGCAAGCATTGTGTCAGCAGTGTAAAAACATTGCTTACAATTTTAGTAGAGTTTAATGCTTCATTTCAAATCAGACACTGGCTTCTATGAAATGACTTGGGCAAATGCAAAAAGCTCATTTCTGGCTTCTGGAAATCTTGTTGATTTTCacttactttaaaaaagttGTTTACTGCTAAGTTATAGCAGTTTGAGTGTCTTGATGATGCTATTTGCACAGGAAAGTATTTGCCTGTAAACAaggatattttctctttttcgaCTGAGGTGAGAGAGAAGAACTGAATTTGACCGCTAATCGCCTGATGGGCCGAACCCTCACTGTGGAGGTTTCCGTAGAAACCATCCGCAACGCGCAGCAGCAGGAGTCCCTACTGCACGCCACCAAAATGATTGATGAGATCGTCAATAAACTCCTTGATGATTTGGAAGACGCCAAAATGCGCTTAATGTCCCTTTATGGTGCGTGCACGTCCGACGTGCCAGCAGGACCCATCGATCAGAAATTTCAGTCTGTGGTCATCGGATGTGCCATTGAGGatcagaagaaaatcaaaaggcGCCTAGAGACTCTGCTCAGAAACTTGGAAAATTCCGAGAAGTCCATCACATTGTTGGAGCATCAGAAATCATCTGTTCGGCAGTCTTGCAACAGTAAACAGGATTAACACATTCTCCTGGCTACTTCTGGCAAACCACAGGAGGAGCAAGTGCCCATAGAAAGCACAcagaagccaagaaaaaaattctctgtatGAGCACACACGTATATACACAGCCACACGCACCAAGGTGTCTTTGATTGCAAGGTGCAAGCATTTAATGGGTTTTGGTAGCATTGGCATTTTCTTTTGGCAATAAGGAATGCTATCAGTTCTTTTGTAGAGTTGATACTGCTCTATTGCAAATTGTTAATTGTGCTTCTGCTGAACTGACGGAAACTGAAAATCTAGCCTTTCCTCCattctcctgggtttttttaaactaaagctGTTTTGTCCTATCATGagatttcagcttttctctgctgtatACATAGTGTGTGAACCAGACTTTTGGGGACAAAAGACAAATCATGGCAATAAATCAAAACAATTAATAAACTGTTAATAGTATTTTCATAAACAACACAGTGTCCTACTCATTACCATTTATAATTTTGcacattttgaatattttgaataaaCTGATCATAATACTTTTCAAGAGACAGACAGCTACCCCCAGTTTGTAACTGAGGAAGTGAAAAGCAGCACATGTATCCAGGGATTGCAAGCCATGCTAGAAATGAGCCAACTCTTGTAGTGCCCCTTCCATGCCTGGTGAACCATCCTGCTCCCACAAGTTTGTTGTAGCTTTGAGgttgctgtgtttttctttcaaaagataATAGAAAGATAGTATCAGCTACTGCTCCACTTCTGCATAATCTATGAAGCCACAGAGCAAAACATTTGACTTCTCACCTGGCAAACACCGTATTTATTGTGTGTCTTGTGTAGGATGGTACTTTCTACATCCAGCATTACTCACCTCTTCGTGTgagtggtttttggttttttatcttCTGCCCTTTCACTCGCAGTAACTGCTGTTCATCATCACCCAGCTAGCTCTGTGGCTGTTGGTCAAGAGTTGCAGATTTTAGGGTGTGCCTGGAATTTTTTAACCCCCTGCAGCCAGTTTTGCAGTACTTCACTCAAGGGTGGCAGTGCCCTGAGGGGAGCGGGGGTTCTGTGGCTCAGCCACCATCCTGCTGAACTTGACTCAGGTTGAAGCTCAGCTGAAGGGAGCCAGAAGGATCTGAGTGATGCCACCAAGCACAGCTGCCTTGGTGGCAGTGCCTGGGGTGTTACAGCTGGAGTGTCACACCTGGATGCGCTGAGGGCACCAGCCCATGGTGAGAGTGCTGCACATTAGGCTCCTGCACAACCAATACTCGGGAGCCCCACGGTTTTAAACGCTGTGGCTGGGCTCAGGTGCTCTGCAGGGAACTCAGAGCTGCTCTTCTTGGAAACGTCAGCTGCTGTGAGGTCACTGTCACTGCATTTACTCTGCAGAAACAGCATTGCAGGTGGGTGCTTCGAAAGCAGTCCAAGTGTCAGCTTTGAGATTGTGAAAAGTTTCTAAGAGTTGGTGATATTAATTCTATAattccactttaaaaaaatcttccagcTATTCAACAGTATTAAAACCCTTTACACTAATACATGGCCTGGGTTGTTTTCAGAACTGATGCTGTGCAGCACTTAAATTGAACACAGCTTATTGTTGCTTAGAATATTCCTTCAATATTTGGCATTTTAAGGCCATTATAAAGTTACTCAGGCAAAAAGTTTacagttttttgttttctttcttagatCTTCTTCATTGTACTGGTATctaaaggaaattttattttttatagcaCTTGTAGTatcacagaattgcagaataGGTGGGTTAGAGGAGACCTATGAAGGTCATCTAGGCCAATGCCTCTGTAATGAGCCTAAAACATTGCCAACTCATCCTTATCAGGGTATTAAGCAAGCACATTGATTTTCTGTGTTCAAAACTGCATGCAAGAGGAAGCAGGAGATTGTTACTTCCAATATTCTTCAGATACCTGGGTAAAGAGGCAGACACAGATGCCGACTTGTGttttactaaaaaaagaaaaaataccaaagcaCTGCAAACCCCCCAACCAACAATCACGTGACTATTTACCTGTTTGTTTTCAGAACATGCACCAGGCATCTTTGATATATTAATAATACTTTAATGCCACTTCCAAAGTCTACAAGCTCTGACTTAAACCTTGTCACTGTATTAGCCAGACCAAtcatgaaaagcaaaatgaccagaaagagcagaaaagaatCCCTATTTTGTATTTCAACCACATGGTAAAGAAATCAGCGGCAAGAGCTCAGAAACACAATTTATATTAGACTGGGGGACCCACACTTGTTCCTTTGAGGATCTCTCATATGCTGCCTTGGATCCCAGCTGTTggcaacacacacacaagaatCAAGCACATGTTTCTCAATCAGATTGAGGTTGCACAGCTTGTAGTTATAGCCATTTTTGAGATTTAATATACTGACAATTTAATATAACCACAAAAGTAGCGACTCATATCAGACTCAACAGTAAGCAAACAAACATGTTTTAAGTTGCATGATGCAACTAGTGTCACTTACAAGAGAACAGCAGAATTAAGTTGTAGGGATTTTACAGAACAGCGTACACCAGAGACTCAATTTTAAGcacttatttttctgcttgagGATTTATAGtatgttgacttttttttctacaaatcTGTTACATTTACTTTAGATCATGATGTTGATAAAACCAGTTATGTACATTTCCTCTTTTAGCCATTAGTAACAATGCATCTTAATCCTCGTAATGAGAGTGGTGTTTCTCCTGGTCaagagtaattttaatttttttctatcaaCTTTAGTGAGTTTGGCAGAACTGAAAAACTATTTATCAGAATTACCCTCCTACTAGAAACCTGAGAATGAGCCTCGTTCAGTACTAGGACTCACCTGACTTGAGATGACTCATATAGAACACTTCCATATGGAACATTAGCAAGTTTCTCCTACTCCATTACAGCACCTTTCATCTTTAATCATTGCTGTGTTTTTCATTCTATAATTTTGATTACCTGCTTAGATGCCACATTTAacagagaattattttcttctctcaatACTATTTGTTTATTAGAAAGATCTTTTGCTTCCTACAAAAAGATGGCAAGGTTGTTTTGATGAATTCAAGCCTGGTGGACCAGCCTTGCTCTCTAATTTTGGTACAATTAGTGTTCAGGTACTGCAACATCAACCAAAGGTCCATGACTACGCTTAGAAAGCAGCAGGGGCTCAGGAACTGTCACTGGAATGGGGGCAGCATGGGTGTTGGCTTGCTGCACCATGGGCTCCCACAGAGGAGAAGGGCAGGTCACTCACCGTGGTAACACCTGGTGGCTCCCAGCCTGAAGGGTGCATGAACAGGTTCAAATGCAGCCTTGCTGAGTCTCGTGCATGCACCGTGCATAACCCCCCAGTGCTGCGTGTTCAGCTGCTCAATGCTCTTAGATTAGCCCACCTCTACAGAAGTGACGCGAAGGAAAACTTCGTGTCAGATGTGTTGCAGCccaataatgaaaaaaataaaatattttactgaagcataaaaaaattaaacaggaaaTCAGACTGAGTGTGGTAATTCAGGCATTTTGACTACAAAAGTGTTGCCttaagaaacactgaaaataagaaaGCTTCAAAATTGTCTTAAGtggaatatttaatttttttttttttaattaaccacacacacacaagcacaaaAATTAGTGTGATCAGTCATACAACTTTGAGATTTGCTATTTCCAGTTGGAAATACATCCCTAGCATTACTGTTTTGCATCTAACGATGCCCCACGTACTGGGAGAACACCCATTCACTGAATGGATACAAGACAGAAGTGACAAAGCTGTAGTGTCGTACTCTTTAGTGAATCCCTATTTCACTATGGCATTAACAATTACTGAAGTTTCCTGCTAGTGGTAGCTTTATCAGCCAAGGGCAAAGAATTGTGACAACGTTCAGATAATACAGCCAATGAGCTATTCAAAAGATATAAAAAGAACATACAGGAGGGCAATGAATTTTTTGTCTTGTGGCATGACCATCTCTTGCTCTTAATCCAGGGTACCACGGGCATAACAGAGCTACAGCCTCAGCCACCATGCAGTCACAGGGATGCAAAGAGAAGAGCATTTTTATTAACAGCTCTGCACCTGTAGGTTTTGCTAACTAAAACATAGGAAGTTTTAATGACAACAGTGAGTGGAGAATGAAGGAATGtttgtaataaaaatttttcttgAGGGACAACACAAGTGCTAAAACATTTAGGCATGTCTCTTCTTCCAAAAGGCAGAAGTTAGTGCCACTGAAGAGTGACGTGAATACCTAAGGGCTCCTGCAATATGCAGGTCATCTGGTTTACATCAACACACTAACCCCAGTAGAATAAAGAATCAAAATTTTCAAGCAGTGTACATGCAGGGCACTTCCCAGAAAAATGCTAATTTGGGCAGTTTCCATCTCAGTCATACTGGAGAACAAGCACTGCAAGGTCACAGCAAAGAAACAGCCACTTTAGATTTTAGATGGCAGTAAAATGAAAACTCACTGTTACTGAATGCTGCAAATAACTATTCCTACATTAAAGTATATGCACTGCATTTCAACATATCTTAAATTTATCAAGTCTGTCAAGTCTCCACCTATGAAAATTTCTGCTGAGTCCTTAAAAACAGTGGTTTATAGTA
The DNA window shown above is from Corvus hawaiiensis isolate bCorHaw1 chromosome 3, bCorHaw1.pri.cur, whole genome shotgun sequence and carries:
- the BAG2 gene encoding BAG family molecular chaperone regulator 2, coding for MAQARISAKASEGAQQPQQPQQQQPGGQLRGRFYRSTSMADRSSRLLENLDQLELRVEAFRDAASAMEQEKEILLEMIHNIQNSQDMRHISEGEREELNLTANRLMGRTLTVEVSVETIRNAQQQESLLHATKMIDEIVNKLLDDLEDAKMRLMSLYGACTSDVPAGPIDQKFQSVVIGCAIEDQKKIKRRLETLLRNLENSEKSITLLEHQKSSVRQSCNSKQD